In Camelus dromedarius isolate mCamDro1 chromosome 24, mCamDro1.pat, whole genome shotgun sequence, one genomic interval encodes:
- the SOX8 gene encoding transcription factor SOX-8: MLDMSEARAQPPCSPSGTASSMSHVEDSDSDAPPSPTGSEGLGRAAGAGGGSRGDAAEAADERFPACIRDAVSQVLKGYDWSLVPMPVRGGGGGTLKAKPHVKRPMNAFMVWAQAARRKLADQYPHLHNAELSKTLGKLWRLLSESEKRPFVEEAERLRVQHKKDHPDYKYQPRRRKSVKTGQSDSDSGAELGHHPGGAVYKTDAGLGDTHHHGDHTGQTHGPPTPPTTPKTDLHHGGKQELKLEGRRLADSGRQNIDFSNVDISELSSEVIGNMDTFDVHEFDQYLPLNGHSALPSEPGQPAATGSYGGTSYSHSGAAGVGSSPVWAHKGAPSASASPTEAGPPRPHIKTEQLSPSHYGDQSHGSPGRTDYGSYSAQASVTTATPAAAASSFTSSQCDYTDLQAPNYYSPYPSYPSSLYQYPYFHSPRRPYASPLLGGLSVPPAHSPPSNWDQPVYTTLTRP; the protein is encoded by the exons ATGCTGGACATGAGCGAGGCCCGCGCCCAGCCGCCCTGCAGCCCGTCTGGCACTGCCAGCTCCATGTCGCACGTGGAGGACTCGGACTCCGACGCGCCGCCGTCGCCCACCGGCTCCGAGGGTCTGGGCCGCGCGGCGGGCGCTGGGGGCGGCAGCCGGGGCGACGCGGCGGAGGCGGCGGATGAGCGCTTCCCCGCCTGCATCCGCGACGCCGTGTCGCAGGTGCTCAAGGGCTACGACTGGAGCCTAGTGCCCATGCCAGtgcgcggcggcggcggtggcacTCTCAAGGCCAAGCCGCACGTGAAGCGGCCCATGAACGCCTTCATGGTGTGGGCGCAGGCGGCTCGCCGCAAGCTGGCGGATCAGTACCCGCACCTGCACAATGCCGAACTCAGCAAGACGCTGGGCAAGCTGTGGCG CTTGCTGAGTGAGAGTGAGAAGCGCCCATTTGTGGAGGAGGCAGAGCGGCTGCGGGTCCAGCACAAGAAGGACCACCCAGATTACAAGTACCAGCCGCGCCGGAGGAAGAGCGTGAAGACTGGCCAGAGCGACTCAGACTCGGGCGCTGAGCTGGGCCACCACCCTGGTGGTGCTGTGTATAAGACTGATGCCGGCCTTGGTGACACACACCACCACGGTGACCACACAG GGCAGACCCACGGGCCGCCCACCCCGCCCACAACCCCCAAGACGGACCTGCACCACGGGGGCAAGCAGGAGCTGAAGCTGGAAGGGCGCCGCCTGGCGGACAGCGGACGCCAGAACATCGACTTCAGCAACGTGGACATCTCTGAGCTGAGCAGTGAGGTCATCGGAAACATGGACACCTTTGACGTCCATGAGTTTGACCAGTACCTGCCCCTCAATGGCCACTCGGCCCTGCCCTCAGAGCCAGGCCAGCCTGCGGCCACTGGTTCCTATGGAGGTACCTCCTATTCGCACTCCGGGGCGGCTGGCGTCGGGTCGTCCCCCGTTTGGGCCCACAAGGGAGCCCCGTCGGCCTCGGCGTCACCCACTGAGGCGGGCCCCCCGAGACCGCACATCAAGACGGAGCAGCTGAGCCCCAGCCACTACGGCGACCAGTCGCATGGCTCTCCAGGGCGCACTGACTACGGCTCCTACAGTGCCCAGGCCAGCGTCACCACGGCCACGCCTGCTGCGGCTGCCAGCTCCTTTACCAGTTCGCAGTGCGACTACACTGACCTGCAGGCCCCCAACTACTACAGCCCATACCCCAGCTACCCGTCTAGCCTCTACCAGTACCCCTACTTCCACTCGCCCCGCCGGCCCTATGCCTCGCCCCTGCTGGGTGGCCTCTCCGTGCCACCTGCCCACAGCCCCCCCAGTAACTGGGACCAGCCCGTGTACACCACCCTGACCAGACCCTGA